A stretch of DNA from Triticum dicoccoides isolate Atlit2015 ecotype Zavitan chromosome 2A, WEW_v2.0, whole genome shotgun sequence:
TTCGTGCCTCCCAATTTTTTCTACAGGTCGCGGGCCTTGTCTGATCAGGTCACTTTTTTCGTTCGAAACCGTAAAAAAGTGGTTATTTTGCCGATCGGCACGTTTTAAAGGTCGGCTAGATATGCCCTTAGAACCCGAATTCGCATCCGCATCCGCTGGCAGAGGAAATGGGTTAGAGCTGAACCCGGAAGGGAAGCGGGACAGCTCGCCGCAAAACCCCCTCCCCTGTCTCCTGTTCCTCATTAATTAATCCCCATTTCCCACAAACCACTGTCCCCTCGCTGTGCCGCCCAACCACTTCGCCCCCACCGAGTGTGATCGAGAAGCTTCGAGGAGCTAGGGTTTCCCGTACCGACCGATGGCCGTCGCCGACGCGGTGCCGCCCCCTCCCCCGCCCCCACCGGCGCGGATCGTCGTCGTGGTGCTGGCGCTCGTGCACTTGGCCCTCGCCCCGATGCTGGCGCTGGGGCGCGTCCTCTGTGTCGCGGCGGGAGCCCTCCCCTACCTGGGCTTCGCACTCGCGTGGGTCATCTCCGCGGCCACGGCTGGACAGATCGTGGCGAGCCGCGCCTGGGGCGAGAGCTCCGCCCCCTTCCTCTTCCTCCAGGCCCTCACATACGGGGCTCTCAAGGTCCTCATCTACAACATCCTTGCATTTGTCGCGCTTCTCGTCCTGTTGGTGTGCGTGGCCTACGTGATTGCAGCTGTATCTGGATCCACTTCGGGATTCAAGAAGGCATCACGCAAATTCACTCCCTGTGATCTTTATTGTAGTCGAATTATAGCAGTAATGCAATACATACGCCAGTGGATGAGCCCTGTGTTATCATTATGTTCGAACTAAGTTGCCATATACAGTTCAGGTTGTCCTGATCAGTGGCACTAGTTTTTTCCATGTGTGTTCATGTTCATCACTTCATTTGCATCCTTCCATTTCCGAACCATTCTGTACATACTCATGTTCATTTCATGCCTATGGTTTTGTTGACATTGTTGTCCTCAGAGCGCTCTAGAAGCATTCACGCAGGAGTCGGTTGCAGAATCGTTCAGGCTTCCGCGCACCGCGGTGCTTGGATTGGTTGCGGATGTGGCCTTCTTCCTTCTAGTGGTTGCTGGTCTTCTGGTAGTGATGATGTCGTCGGACGTGGAGGGTTCGATGTCTCAGGGTGAAATGGTCGCCTCTGTAATCATGGATGTGGCACTATTTGGTATGCACGCGACAGCTTGCTTTGTTATCATCCCAGCGCTCATTCTTAGTGTGTGGAGGGGGGCCAGGAGGACAGGAAAGCGCCATCGCAGTTTTGTTGAGGTATACTACCCCCTTTGCTTTGCCCCTGCATCAGCCATATGGTCTTTTCAATTATAATCTGTATATTTTTTGTATCCTCCTCATAGAATGAAAACAGTCCTCTAGTGTTGTTGATTACAGCTTACTGCTGTTGATATTTGTTAAGATGGAGCATTGCATATAAAACCAATGAGGTTTTTGCTATTTCCTCTGGTCATTGCATATTAAATTGGGATTGACATCAATCTTAATTGTGCAAGTAGTCGAACTAGTGCAGTTCTACAGTATGTGTTTGTTATGAAGTGATGATAATAAAAGTGATCAGTTGCACATATAttagaaaaaaaaacaaattaattGCCTACAGTCCGTTCACTGTGATCGTTTTATCTTTGCAGGGAGTGAGATATAACAATGTTTGCatgctactcccttcgttccaaattactcgtcgcagaaatagatgtatctagaactaaaatacatctagatacatccatacctgcgataagtaattcagaacggagggagtagcttccaAACCGTTTGCAAGCACCTTTCTTGAGTTTTCTTGTCATTGCTAATTTCTCCATTGAAACCAATGGAAAGACccaaagttttgaagttttggctaTGGCATACGAGTCTACTCTTCTTAGCTGCATTTGGTATTTATGACTTTGTGCCATGTTTCCCTCACTCTGGTAAAAGAAGTGAACTGTTTTTTACCAGGAGTATGCAAATtgcgtaccatagctttatagaaggcAGAGGTAAATGTACAAGAAATATCCAAGCCACTCTCAACACAAGCCAGTGCAAGAGCAAAGAAACTCCTAAAACCATACACCACTCTTCGCTAAAGTGTTGAACTCCTCTAGCTCCGGCAAGAGCCCACAACTTGAGCTCTTGAAAGATTTTTGAAGCCAATACCCATTCAGATACCGTCTCATGCCTACCAAACACTCATCCATTCCGTTGCTACCAAATACTCGGCTGCTGTTCCTGCTGCTTGGTCATTTCCGGCGATGAGGGAGGTTTTGACTTCTGTGGCAATGATGACGGTGGTGAGCATTGTCGGAGGCCTTTCGTCATGGTAGTCGGCTCTTCTCTGGCGTGTCCTTGAGATTACCTCGGCTGCTTGTTGCTGTGAAGTCGAAGCTGCGGTGCGGGGCTCTGGTAGCATACGATGACGAGCGACATGTGGTCCGTTCGGCTATCTCCTGTGACGCCAACGTTTTGTTCTCCGTAGTTTCTCTGCCGGAGTTGGAGCTGCGTTGTCTTGCGGTGGGCGGATGGCGTTCTGTCTTGTAAGTGTAGTGTTGTTCTGCAGCTAATAGGGCtgccttttcctttttcctttgatCTTCGGATCCTCCTCATGTTGTTTCTTCCGCTGCTTTCTGCTAAATCTAATTGAAGCCAGCAatttgctggatctttcaaaaaaaattacTCCAACACACAATAGTGATCATCGAAACAAACCCTTTGTTGTACCTTTTAGGAATGCGTTTGCGATTAGAGCTCCACCAAGATTCAAGATGATCCGTCATCATTGGCAGCAGCGCCAAATCAATCCTCCCCTCCTGAAGCAGAGATACCATACCTAACTAGACACATTGCAGCAAAATATGATCCACAATATCTTCTTCTTGATCGCATAGAAAGCACGATGAGCTCTGATCCTGCAAACCGTGCCTCAATCTCCAATCCGAGGTCCACAGTCGATATTGCAGCGCAAGCCACATAAATATCTTACATGACAGGGGAGCCCAACACTGCTAAACTGCCGATGCACATTGGAAGTTTGGAACTTGATGGCACCCTCTCACGGCATGTGATTGGAGAAGCTGAGGTGTGCTGCCCTGAACATTCCACATACATATCGCAACATCTTCCTGGCCAGGGGAGTTTTGCATGGGTAGTAGAACCGCCCAGAGCCGGATGAATTGCACTAGCCCATCGGTAGAGAGCTCTCCCACAATGTCAGATGCTTAGCTGTGAAGATACAAGCCCTCCTTAACCAATCTGCGATTGACCACCTGGGTCCGGACGTGTGGTGTAATTTCTGCTAGCCTAGCACCATTAATCCAACGGTCCCTCTAGAATAAAACTCAATCCCCAGCTCCCACTGCAAATGCACCAACCTGTCGAACGCCTCCTGAACCCGAGGATCAGGGGGCATGTTCAATCCCTTCCAGGGTCCAGTATCGTCCGTGTGCTTCAATCAACCATTCCCAATGTAGGCGCAGCACAATATCTTGCCTCCTGAGATCAATCACTCCCAAGCCTCCAAGGCATTTTGGCCTACAAATACGCCACCAAGCCACGTGGCACTTCCCGCCATGGGTTTCTTCTGTCCCAGCCCAAAAGAAGGCCCTGCAGTCCTTGTCAACACAATCAAGCGCCCACTTTTGAGCGTCTGCCACAATCAGGTGATGCATAGGACAGGCTCTAATAACATTTTTCACAAGGATCAGCCGTCCTGGCCTGGTGATCAAACCTCTCTGCCATGTCGGAAGAAATCGCAGTAGCGAATCAACTATCGGTTGCCACTCCGACCTCGTGAGCTGTTTGATGGATAGTTGTAGCCTCAAATATTTGCAGGGAAAAACTCCCATCTTCCATGGCAACGCCGCAGCCACCATCTCCTGATATCCCTCTTCCGCATAGATCATAATGGCCGAAGACTTGTTGAAATTCACTTGAAGACAGCTCCAAAAATGCGTACAGATTCATGGACACACATCAAATCGATTGCCATCTGCCTGATGAGTACTACCGCATCGAGGTGATTATCCTGGCAATGCACTGAGCACTCCACATTCCTATGCTCGGGTGACCATAGAAGTCAAGGTGTCCATGGCGATCACAAAAAGGAGGGGCGAGAGCAGATCTCCCTGATGAAGCCCATGTGCAGTGCATGAATTTCACCCAAGCCGAGCCATTTACCACCACTCGATTACTAGCCGTCGTGAGCAGTAGCAACCCAAACTCTCCAGATCTTCGAGAATCCTTTAGCTCGTAGCACCTCAAACAAAAAGGGCCATGAGTCCCTTGGCCTTCCACTTGTGCATCTTCCTCGCTAACTGTTGGACAAGCATGAAATTATCATGTATATTTCTCCCTTTTATGAACGCTGATTGATTCACCATTATCAGATCTTTCATACGTCGGATGTGTCTTGTCGCGAGCAATTTAGCACATAGCTTCAGTATACCGTGTACCCAGCTAATAGGACGAAACTCACCGATCATGCATGCATCCGGCTTTTTTGAATCGGCATGATCAGGGCTTGATTTAATCTACCAAAACCGCGGCCGTCATAGAGAAACAACTTATGAATCGCTGCCATGACACCTCCTTTAATGATCGCTCACACCTTCTAGTAGAACAAGCCAAAAAACACGGGGCCAGGCACACGTTCTGCCGGCATATCCTTGATTACCGCCCAGACTTCCTCTTAATTAAAACAAAATCAGGTCTTGATCACTAAGATCCACCTGGGCAATGTTAAGGAATTCCATAACTTTTTTTGACGAAAAATAGCAGAGTTGCTGATTTCATTCATTAAGATAGGAGGAAACACCCCATGGAGAAACAAATGCTGATGTGCACAAAAGCATGAATAATGCCTCGCCGTGTTTTTTTAAACCGCCATCAAGGCATTTTATTACTGAGTTGGCAGAACAACTTCTGATTGCACTTGGGCAATCAAGAAGGCAGGGATTACATCAAAAAAGGAGCTACAACACTCCAAGCTTAGTGCTTCCTTTGCACACAGGTGAGCAGCAAAGTTCGCACTATGATTAGAAAACACTAAAGGAAATCCCTGAAATTGTGAGAGCTACATCTTCATCTCTCTGAAGATATGTCCGGCCTCGGAGCCATCATATCCCGCTTCCCATGCCGTTGCAATCATCTGACAATCTGTCTCCATGATCACCTTCCGGTAACCCTTTTCCAAAGCCATGCTCACGCAATCTTGACAGGCTAACGATTCAATGATGAATG
This window harbors:
- the LOC119357633 gene encoding uncharacterized protein LOC119357633, with the translated sequence MAVADAVPPPPPPPPARIVVVVLALVHLALAPMLALGRVLCVAAGALPYLGFALAWVISAATAGQIVASRAWGESSAPFLFLQALTYGALKVLIYNILAFVALLVLLVCVAYVIAAVSGSTSGFKKSALEAFTQESVAESFRLPRTAVLGLVADVAFFLLVVAGLLVVMMSSDVEGSMSQGEMVASVIMDVALFGMHATACFVIIPALILSVWRGARRTGKRHRSFVELTAVDIC